In the Pirellulales bacterium genome, one interval contains:
- the pth gene encoding aminoacyl-tRNA hydrolase: MKLVVGLGNPGRKYEGTRHNVGFAVLYELARRHRVARAKTNFQGEISEAELKGQKALLLWPHTFMNLSGGSVLAARDFYKLDTVDVLIVCDDFNLPLGKLRLRSEGSAGGQKGLADVIERLGTEAVPRLRIGVGPVPPQWDPADFVLARFGKEELVEVESIISRAADAVEDWITGDMLGCMNKYNG; the protein is encoded by the coding sequence GTGAAACTAGTCGTGGGGTTGGGCAACCCCGGCCGCAAATATGAGGGCACACGCCACAATGTCGGATTTGCGGTGCTCTACGAATTGGCCCGGCGGCATCGTGTTGCGCGGGCAAAAACCAATTTTCAAGGAGAAATTAGCGAAGCCGAATTGAAAGGCCAAAAGGCCCTGCTTTTGTGGCCTCATACGTTTATGAACTTAAGCGGCGGCAGCGTGTTGGCGGCTCGAGATTTTTATAAGTTAGATACGGTCGACGTGCTGATTGTGTGCGACGATTTCAATCTGCCGTTAGGCAAGTTGCGGTTGCGAAGCGAAGGTTCCGCCGGCGGACAGAAGGGGCTGGCCGACGTGATCGAGCGGTTGGGAACCGAAGCGGTTCCGCGGTTGCGGATTGGCGTGGGGCCGGTTCCGCCGCAATGGGACCCGGCCGATTTTGTATTGGCGCGGTTTGGCAAGGAAGAATTAGTGGAGGTAGAATCGATCATTTCGCGAGCCGCGGATGCGGTCGAAGATTGGATTACCGGAGACATGCTTGGTTGCATGAATAAATACAACGGTTAG
- the rpsF gene encoding 30S ribosomal protein S6 gives MAQHVYEGMFILDSNRYARDAAGTVAQIPGAVEQFGGKMLASRLWEERRLAYPIKGHRKGTYWLTYFKLDGDQVGNLTRQFQLNEAVIRNLMLKIDPRIADTMVQHALTGGGPLAERKPKPEAEAAKLVDDMPVDEMGELDEE, from the coding sequence GTGGCTCAGCACGTTTACGAAGGCATGTTCATTCTGGATTCGAATCGGTATGCCCGCGATGCCGCCGGCACCGTGGCGCAAATTCCCGGTGCCGTGGAGCAGTTTGGCGGCAAGATGTTGGCCAGCCGGCTATGGGAAGAACGCCGCTTGGCTTACCCCATCAAAGGGCACCGCAAAGGAACGTACTGGCTTACGTATTTCAAACTAGACGGCGATCAGGTCGGCAATTTGACGCGGCAATTTCAATTGAACGAAGCGGTGATTCGGAACCTGATGTTGAAAATCGACCCGCGGATTGCCGACACGATGGTGCAGCATGCCCTGACCGGCGGCGGACCGCTGGCGGAGCGCAAACCCAAGCCGGAAGCGGAAGCAGCGAAATTAGTCGACGACATGCCGGTGGACGAAATGGGCGAGCTGGACGAGGAATGA
- the ssb gene encoding single-stranded DNA-binding protein produces the protein MASFNRVILVGNLTRDPELRYIPSGMAVMDVGLAVNDRRKTAQGEWVEDTTFVDVTLWGRTAEVASEYLNKGSPVLIEGRLKLDTWEKEGKKQSKLRVVGERMQMLGSKGQGGGQGKGGPRGARESAPPAEAEYSAAEVSGYEGGGESGGAPDLPF, from the coding sequence ATGGCCAGTTTCAACCGCGTGATTTTAGTGGGCAATCTCACCCGCGATCCGGAGTTGCGCTATATTCCCAGCGGCATGGCGGTGATGGATGTCGGCTTGGCGGTGAACGATCGGCGGAAAACGGCCCAGGGAGAATGGGTGGAAGACACGACGTTTGTGGACGTCACGCTGTGGGGCCGCACGGCGGAGGTGGCCAGCGAGTACCTCAATAAGGGATCGCCGGTGCTGATCGAAGGACGGTTGAAGCTTGATACGTGGGAAAAAGAAGGCAAGAAGCAATCCAAATTGCGCGTGGTTGGGGAGCGGATGCAAATGCTGGGCTCCAAAGGACAAGGCGGGGGGCAGGGTAAAGGGGGGCCGCGAGGAGCACGGGAATCGGCACCGCCGGCTGAAGCGGAATACAGCGCGGCCGAAGTCAGCGGTTACGAAGGTGGCGGCGAGTCGGGCGGGGCGCCCGATCTGCCATTTTAA
- the rplI gene encoding 50S ribosomal protein L9, with translation MPTTKTSPKAKSGRQPARDKRLQRGQHGGIELLLIQSVDHLGKQGEVVEVKRGYAMNYLLPQGLATVATEHHKRMVEKHKAKLLQIQHERLAGLRQLADRITAQSVTIEANANDEGHLYGSVGAPEIVRALKQQEITVTPDQVRLKGPLKELGLYTVEVHLGQEIEAQLKVWVVPTVGDVEAEAKPEAKEGEAKPTDSKESKSAEAKSAVKQGSKSSAKS, from the coding sequence ATGCCGACGACAAAAACTTCACCGAAAGCCAAATCGGGCCGCCAGCCGGCGCGCGATAAACGCCTGCAGCGCGGCCAGCACGGGGGCATCGAATTGCTGTTGATTCAATCGGTCGATCACCTGGGGAAGCAGGGTGAAGTGGTGGAGGTGAAGCGCGGCTATGCGATGAATTACTTGCTGCCGCAGGGCTTGGCGACGGTGGCGACGGAGCATCACAAGCGGATGGTCGAAAAGCACAAGGCCAAGTTGCTGCAAATCCAGCACGAACGTTTGGCCGGGTTGCGTCAACTGGCGGACCGCATCACGGCGCAAAGCGTGACCATTGAAGCCAACGCCAACGACGAGGGGCACTTGTATGGTTCTGTCGGCGCACCAGAAATTGTGCGGGCTTTGAAGCAGCAGGAAATTACCGTGACGCCTGACCAAGTGCGGCTGAAAGGGCCGCTGAAGGAACTTGGGCTGTACACGGTCGAAGTGCATTTGGGCCAGGAAATTGAAGCTCAATTGAAGGTTTGGGTAGTGCCGACGGTCGGCGATGTTGAGGCCGAAGCGAAGCCGGAAGCCAAAGAAGGGGAAGCCAAGCCGACCGATTCGAAGGAGTCGAAATCGGCCGAAGCGAAGTCGGCCGTCAAGCAGGGGTCGAAGTCGTCGGCAAAATCATAG
- the dnaB gene encoding replicative DNA helicase, giving the protein MATVDRKPSNKPPRKAPVTSEILDRQPPRSLEAEKAVLGSMLLLPSSCDEVSLIIRPDDFYDEANRKLFAHLTAINDAGKRVDMTLLVERLRTSNEYDPIGGAAYLAEIARSVPTAANAVHYAQIVRDKAVLRSLIESCTETLRDAYEDNVEAREQASRAEQRIFSVVDTRQHRNIVDAHELLVAAMERIEKRENGQHTIAGVDTGFLELDGLMGGLHNGELIILAARPSMGKTALALNIAEYVSCNLRVPTLVVSLEMSQLELADRLLCAHARVDGRKIRSSHPTKEDRAKLIQSCGAISDAPLYIDDSPTRTVTEIASTCRRLSRIVQKRYKGDESKKLGLVVVDYLQLIEPDNQKDQRQEQVARIARRLKGLARELKIPVLCLAQLNRQAEQGGSPIPRLSHLRESGAIEQDADVVMFVHRPEYYMTPEEREQAQQNGDSDGMLTRADIFIAKQRNGPTGDIKLLWQKEFTRFSNLAHKQYDEFEQFAPSGEPF; this is encoded by the coding sequence ATGGCCACCGTCGATCGCAAGCCCAGTAATAAGCCGCCGCGGAAAGCGCCGGTGACCTCCGAGATTCTCGATCGGCAGCCGCCGCGCAGCCTGGAAGCGGAAAAAGCCGTATTGGGGAGCATGCTGCTGTTGCCTTCCTCCTGCGACGAAGTTTCTCTCATTATTCGCCCCGATGATTTCTATGACGAGGCTAATCGCAAGCTGTTCGCCCATTTAACGGCGATCAATGACGCTGGCAAGCGCGTTGATATGACATTGCTTGTCGAACGTCTGCGCACTTCAAACGAATATGATCCTATCGGTGGCGCGGCGTATTTAGCCGAAATCGCTCGCAGTGTCCCGACGGCAGCTAATGCTGTCCACTATGCTCAGATTGTGCGTGACAAGGCCGTACTTCGCTCGCTAATTGAATCTTGCACGGAAACTCTCCGAGATGCATATGAAGATAATGTGGAGGCACGGGAACAAGCAAGCCGCGCCGAACAGCGTATTTTTTCTGTTGTCGATACAAGGCAGCACAGAAATATTGTCGATGCTCATGAACTTCTCGTAGCAGCGATGGAACGTATCGAGAAGCGGGAAAATGGCCAGCATACGATTGCTGGCGTCGACACAGGCTTTTTAGAACTTGATGGATTAATGGGCGGCCTCCACAACGGAGAACTCATTATCTTGGCCGCACGTCCGAGCATGGGAAAGACCGCTCTTGCCCTGAATATCGCGGAATATGTGTCGTGCAATCTAAGAGTGCCCACGTTAGTGGTTAGCCTGGAAATGTCGCAGCTTGAACTTGCTGACCGGCTGCTTTGCGCACATGCCCGCGTCGACGGAAGAAAAATACGCTCAAGCCACCCAACAAAAGAGGATCGAGCAAAGCTTATCCAGTCATGTGGTGCTATCAGCGATGCTCCTTTATACATTGACGACAGTCCGACACGCACTGTTACAGAAATTGCATCGACTTGTAGACGGCTGAGTAGAATCGTTCAAAAGCGATACAAAGGCGACGAGTCGAAAAAGCTCGGCCTCGTTGTCGTGGACTATTTGCAACTGATTGAACCTGACAACCAGAAGGACCAGCGGCAAGAACAAGTGGCCAGAATCGCTCGCCGGCTAAAGGGCTTGGCACGCGAGCTTAAGATTCCTGTTCTTTGCCTAGCGCAGCTAAATCGACAGGCCGAACAGGGCGGCAGCCCAATTCCAAGGCTAAGTCACCTGAGAGAATCAGGAGCAATAGAGCAAGACGCCGACGTGGTAATGTTCGTACACCGTCCGGAATACTACATGACACCCGAAGAACGCGAACAGGCTCAGCAAAACGGTGACAGTGACGGCATGCTAACCAGAGCGGATATTTTTATCGCCAAGCAGCGCAATGGCCCTACCGGGGATATTAAATTGCTTTGGCAAAAAGAATTTACGCGATTCTCAAATTTGGCGCACAAACAATACGACGAGTTTGAGCAATTCGCCCCGAGCGGCGAACCGTTTTGA